From Nguyenibacter vanlangensis, one genomic window encodes:
- a CDS encoding isochorismatase family cysteine hydrolase, which produces MSTAFIGLDYIMDIAHPSGKISSVARQVEQRGIISKANQALEMAKAKQWLNILVKVGFGKGYVEQPKNSLLFGQAHKFGAIELGTTGTDFHPDLRVDLSDIIVEKPRVSPFYCTKLEAVLRSNKISRLIVAGVSSTWAVQSAVRDAHDRDYDILVLEDACAAATEEEHKTSMGDLGVISSIIKIENVSAL; this is translated from the coding sequence ATGTCTACAGCCTTTATCGGACTCGATTATATTATGGATATTGCCCATCCTTCCGGAAAAATATCCAGCGTCGCCAGACAAGTAGAGCAACGAGGAATCATTTCAAAAGCTAACCAAGCACTCGAGATGGCTAAAGCCAAACAATGGTTGAACATTCTCGTAAAGGTTGGATTTGGAAAAGGATATGTCGAGCAGCCCAAGAACTCTTTGTTGTTCGGCCAAGCTCATAAGTTCGGGGCGATCGAACTTGGTACAACCGGAACGGATTTCCATCCCGATTTACGCGTTGATCTTTCAGACATTATTGTCGAAAAGCCCAGGGTGAGCCCCTTCTACTGCACGAAACTTGAAGCCGTTCTCCGTTCAAATAAAATTAGTCGACTTATCGTAGCCGGCGTCAGCAGCACCTGGGCTGTGCAGAGCGCGGTACGGGATGCACATGACCGTGACTATGATATACTTGTCCTTGAGGATGCCTGTGCAGCAGCGACCGAAGAGGAACATAAGACGTCCATGGGCGACCTCGGCGTGATATCGAGCATCATAAAAATCGAAAACGTATCTGCACTGTAG
- a CDS encoding transposase, with translation MTPAIVEMAAGIAADLQRRLPGQRKTQRDKLALLVATMLDVRSANLMVLAASLPRAAERADMRYQWIARFIDNPLVVCDEVMEPFAREVLTKAAEDGRVVLIMDQTKANDRHQILMLSLRFGERALPLAWRVEATEGAIGFAVQKDLLQAVAGWLPSQAEICLMADRFYGTPDLIAFAIARGWGYRLRVRSNLRVAAGGHKTSLAEHVTDKRPYLTDVALTHRRIVTNIGIINAPGHAEPWIIAMSDTPSYLTTLDYSARWGIEPMFSDFKSRGFGLEHSQLRSPERLGRLVLVMSIALYFAVSTGLCDAQTNPSADEKKAPDVNPRT, from the coding sequence ATGACCCCGGCTATTGTGGAAATGGCGGCTGGCATTGCGGCGGATTTGCAGCGTCGGTTGCCTGGACAGCGCAAGACCCAGCGTGACAAACTCGCGCTGCTTGTCGCCACCATGCTGGACGTTCGCAGCGCCAATCTGATGGTGTTGGCGGCTTCGTTGCCGCGCGCGGCAGAACGAGCGGACATGCGTTACCAGTGGATCGCTCGGTTCATCGACAACCCCCTCGTGGTCTGTGATGAAGTCATGGAACCGTTTGCGCGCGAGGTGCTCACCAAGGCCGCCGAAGACGGGCGTGTGGTGCTGATCATGGACCAGACCAAGGCCAATGACCGCCATCAGATCCTGATGCTCTCGCTGCGTTTTGGCGAGCGCGCGTTGCCGCTGGCCTGGCGGGTCGAGGCGACGGAAGGGGCGATCGGGTTCGCTGTTCAGAAGGACCTGCTCCAAGCGGTTGCCGGCTGGCTGCCTTCCCAGGCCGAGATTTGCCTGATGGCGGATCGGTTCTACGGCACGCCGGATCTGATCGCGTTCGCCATCGCCCGAGGCTGGGGTTATCGGCTGCGCGTGAGGTCCAATCTGCGGGTCGCCGCGGGCGGCCACAAAACCTCCCTGGCCGAACATGTCACTGACAAGCGTCCCTATCTGACCGACGTCGCGCTCACCCATCGGCGTATTGTCACCAATATCGGCATCATCAACGCGCCCGGCCATGCCGAGCCGTGGATCATTGCGATGTCCGACACCCCCAGCTACCTGACAACACTGGATTACAGCGCACGATGGGGCATCGAGCCCATGTTCTCCGACTTCAAATCGCGCGGCTTCGGTCTCGAACACAGTCAGTTGCGTTCCCCCGAACGTCTCGGCCGGTTGGTGCTGGTGATGAGTATCGCTTTGTATTTCGCCGTCTCCACCGGCCTGTGCGACGCACAAACCAATCCATCAGCGGACGAAAAAAAAGCCCCAGACGTCAACCCGCGAACATGA
- a CDS encoding pyridoxal phosphate-dependent aminotransferase — protein sequence MVHIRPARLRDIAGIGVDRMGEVADTSQHDYLRLENLDVDIPPDPEAVARTRQAASRDADNSYLPFVGQSRLREIAAAHVSALTGLSYDGQQNCVISAGGLSGILNVLLATIDVGDEVIVTDPTYAGLINRIRLAGGVPRFVPFIFHPGDVWTFDREALAAVIGPKTKAMLLMSPSMPSGAMLDSDDWQAVGDLCVRHDLLLIIDSAMERLTFDGRAVQHPVALPGMAERTIFVGSSAKELRMIGWRVGWIVAPEAFLPDIVAVSLANVVVPVGIAQDAVAVALERVRRSEKVTPCRNEELTPLRF from the coding sequence ATGGTCCATATTCGCCCCGCGCGGTTGCGCGATATTGCCGGAATCGGCGTCGACCGGATGGGTGAAGTCGCGGACACATCTCAGCACGACTACCTTCGGCTGGAAAACCTGGATGTTGATATTCCGCCGGATCCGGAAGCCGTGGCGCGCACGAGGCAAGCTGCTTCCCGAGATGCCGACAACAGCTATCTGCCGTTTGTCGGACAGAGTCGGTTGCGGGAAATCGCGGCGGCGCATGTTTCGGCATTGACCGGCCTATCTTATGACGGACAGCAGAACTGCGTTATCTCGGCCGGCGGCCTCTCCGGCATCCTGAACGTGCTGCTGGCGACAATCGATGTCGGCGACGAGGTCATCGTGACCGATCCGACCTATGCCGGATTGATCAACCGCATCCGTCTGGCTGGCGGTGTGCCGCGTTTCGTGCCGTTCATCTTTCATCCGGGTGACGTCTGGACGTTCGATCGCGAAGCTCTGGCGGCCGTCATCGGTCCAAAAACGAAGGCGATGCTGCTCATGTCGCCCTCCATGCCGAGCGGCGCCATGCTGGACAGCGACGACTGGCAGGCCGTAGGCGATCTGTGCGTTCGGCACGATCTGCTGTTGATCATCGACAGCGCCATGGAGCGGCTGACCTTCGACGGGCGTGCTGTGCAGCATCCAGTTGCTCTGCCGGGTATGGCAGAGCGGACGATTTTTGTCGGATCGTCCGCAAAGGAACTGCGCATGATTGGTTGGCGTGTCGGTTGGATCGTGGCCCCCGAGGCGTTTCTGCCAGATATCGTCGCGGTATCGCTCGCCAATGTCGTGGTGCCGGTTGGTATAGCACAGGATGCCGTCGCTGTTGCGCTGGAGCGTGTCAGGCGAAGTGAGAAAGTGACCCCCTGTCGCAATGAGGAACTGACCCCCCTTCGTTTTTGA
- a CDS encoding DUF2848 domain-containing protein: MKTYSVSLPAVQDVVIAGWAGRDRQDVDHHIQELAAIGVAPPTSTPLFYRVSADRITQAEAIEVVGKDTSGEVEPVLVWSPDGLLVGVGSDHTDRASEAYNVALSKQLCPKIVGTQFWHFDDVRDRWDSLVLRAFCEIDGARSLYQEGVLSALLLPEELIETRRARDNGRFQDGSVMFCGTVPTAAGIFRADAWTVELYDPQTGITLRHRYTVRELPLVA, from the coding sequence ATGAAGACCTATTCCGTATCCCTGCCTGCCGTACAAGACGTCGTCATCGCCGGATGGGCCGGCCGCGACCGGCAGGACGTCGACCATCACATCCAGGAACTGGCCGCCATCGGTGTGGCTCCGCCGACCAGCACCCCGCTGTTCTATCGGGTCTCGGCCGACCGCATCACACAGGCTGAGGCGATTGAGGTCGTCGGCAAAGACACGTCCGGCGAGGTCGAGCCCGTCCTGGTCTGGTCGCCGGATGGCCTGCTGGTGGGCGTCGGCTCCGACCATACCGACCGCGCCAGTGAAGCCTACAACGTCGCCCTGTCGAAGCAATTATGCCCCAAGATCGTGGGCACGCAATTCTGGCATTTCGACGATGTCCGGGACCGCTGGGACAGCCTGGTCCTTCGTGCCTTCTGCGAAATCGACGGCGCCCGATCCCTGTATCAGGAAGGCGTGCTGTCTGCCCTTCTACTGCCGGAGGAACTGATCGAGACCCGCCGCGCCCGAGACAACGGCCGGTTCCAGGACGGCAGCGTGATGTTCTGCGGCACCGTCCCCACGGCCGCGGGCATTTTCCGCGCGGATGCCTGGACCGTCGAACTGTACGACCCGCAGACTGGCATAACCCTGCGCCATCGCTATACGGTGCGCGAACTGCCCCTCGTCGCCTGA
- a CDS encoding LLM class flavin-dependent oxidoreductase, producing MTQDRHIKLGLILHGVGRTWDDWRHPDRDVRASTNIRFYRQQAQTAERGKFDFLFVADSLSINEKSSPHYLNRFEPLTILSALAASTEHIGLVGTLSVSYSEPFNVARQFASLDHISGGRAGWNVVTSWLGDTAANFSRTAHPPHHERYRIAAEHLAVVQGLWDSWEDDALVGDKEHGIFLDPAKLHRLDHAGPYFQVRGPLNIGRSPQGQPVIFQAGASEDGRDFAARHAEVVFCGPQDLEEAQTYYHDVKARAARLGREAGLPLILPGIAPIVGRTDADAERLYQELVGLTSLDTGLGFLSRAFSDHDFRAYDLDGPFPDVAAIGQQSNQSAAQRILARVRRGNLSIRQIARELATPRGDFVGGPQTVADALQRWVEQGGADGFNLFETLPGQLEAFVDLVVPILQERKLLRSDYEQTTLRGNLGLAYPVNRHAADKGKQAG from the coding sequence ATGACGCAGGATCGACACATCAAGCTCGGCTTGATCCTTCACGGAGTTGGGCGCACCTGGGATGATTGGCGCCACCCTGATCGCGACGTCCGCGCCAGCACGAATATCCGTTTCTACCGCCAGCAGGCGCAGACAGCGGAGCGGGGGAAGTTCGATTTCCTCTTCGTTGCCGACAGTCTGTCGATCAACGAAAAATCCAGCCCTCATTACCTCAACCGCTTCGAACCGCTGACCATCCTCTCGGCGCTGGCAGCCTCGACGGAGCATATCGGCCTGGTGGGCACGCTGAGCGTCAGCTATTCCGAGCCTTTCAACGTGGCCCGACAATTCGCCTCGCTGGATCATATCAGCGGCGGCCGGGCGGGATGGAATGTCGTGACCTCCTGGCTGGGGGACACCGCCGCAAATTTCAGCCGCACCGCCCATCCGCCCCACCATGAACGCTACCGCATTGCCGCCGAGCATCTGGCCGTGGTGCAGGGGCTATGGGACAGTTGGGAAGACGATGCACTGGTCGGCGACAAGGAACACGGCATCTTTCTGGATCCCGCCAAGCTGCATCGCCTGGACCATGCCGGCCCGTATTTCCAGGTACGGGGCCCGCTGAATATCGGCCGGTCGCCCCAGGGGCAACCGGTCATCTTCCAGGCGGGGGCGTCGGAAGATGGGCGCGATTTCGCCGCTCGGCATGCCGAAGTCGTTTTTTGCGGCCCGCAGGACCTGGAGGAAGCCCAGACCTATTACCATGACGTCAAGGCAAGGGCCGCGCGGCTGGGACGGGAAGCCGGCCTGCCCCTGATCCTGCCCGGGATCGCGCCGATCGTGGGACGGACGGACGCGGATGCCGAACGGCTCTACCAGGAACTGGTCGGACTGACCTCATTGGACACCGGGCTTGGTTTCCTGTCGCGGGCGTTCAGCGACCATGATTTTCGCGCTTACGACCTGGACGGTCCGTTTCCCGACGTTGCCGCAATCGGACAACAGAGCAACCAGAGCGCCGCGCAGCGCATCCTGGCACGCGTGCGGCGCGGCAATCTCTCCATCCGGCAGATCGCCAGGGAACTGGCAACCCCACGGGGCGATTTCGTCGGCGGTCCGCAGACTGTGGCCGACGCCCTGCAACGCTGGGTTGAGCAGGGCGGTGCTGACGGCTTCAATCTGTTCGAAACTCTGCCTGGGCAATTGGAAGCCTTCGTGGATCTGGTCGTCCCGATCCTTCAGGAACGCAAGCTGCTGCGCAGTGACTACGAACAGACGACTCTCCGCGGCAATCTCGGCCTGGCCTACCCGGTCAACCGTCACGCGGCGGACAAAGGGAAACAGGCCGGATGA
- a CDS encoding IS3 family transposase (programmed frameshift) gives MKASKFTEAQIAFVLKQAEGGASVAEVCRKAGISDATFYNWRKKYAGLMPSEMKRLRVLEEENAKLKRIVADLSLDKAMLQDVLFKKALRPARKRELVDMLQGDWKVSTRRACAVLRIDRSLYVYKSKRGTQAELTQKIREICETRVRYGYRRVHVLLKRDGWAVNPKRIYRLYKELGLQLRNKVPRRRVKAKVREDRRPAAHNNDTWAMDFVHDQLATGRKIRILTVIDTFSRFSPATDPRFSYRGEDVVQTLERICAQMGYPKSIRVDQGTEFVSRDLDLWAYQKGVVLDFSRPGKPTDNSFIESFNGKFRAECLNTHWFMSLDDARAKMEAWRQDYNEVRPHSAIGNKPPISLLNSLPACLPVEP, from the exons ATGAAGGCATCGAAGTTCACCGAGGCGCAGATCGCGTTTGTTCTGAAGCAGGCCGAAGGGGGAGCGTCGGTCGCCGAGGTCTGCCGCAAGGCGGGCATTTCGGATGCGACGTTCTACAATTGGCGGAAGAAATATGCGGGTCTGATGCCGTCCGAGATGAAGCGGCTGCGGGTGCTTGAAGAGGAAAACGCCAAGCTGAAGCGGATCGTGGCGGACCTGTCGCTTGATAAGGCGATGCTGCAGGACGTGCTGT TCAAAAAAGCTTTAAGGCCTGCGCGCAAACGCGAACTCGTGGACATGCTGCAGGGCGACTGGAAAGTCTCGACACGACGCGCCTGCGCGGTGCTGCGGATCGACCGCTCGCTCTATGTCTACAAGTCGAAGCGTGGCACGCAGGCCGAACTGACACAGAAGATCCGCGAGATCTGTGAAACGCGCGTTCGCTATGGCTATCGGCGCGTTCATGTCCTGTTGAAACGCGATGGCTGGGCGGTCAATCCGAAGCGGATCTATCGGCTTTACAAGGAGTTGGGCTTGCAGTTACGCAACAAGGTGCCCAGGCGCCGGGTCAAGGCGAAGGTGCGCGAGGATCGCCGTCCGGCCGCCCATAATAACGACACCTGGGCCATGGATTTCGTGCACGACCAGCTAGCGACGGGCCGCAAGATCAGGATCCTGACGGTGATCGACACTTTCTCCCGCTTCTCGCCGGCGACCGATCCACGGTTCAGCTATCGTGGCGAGGATGTCGTCCAGACGCTGGAGCGGATCTGTGCGCAGATGGGTTACCCAAAAAGCATCCGGGTCGACCAGGGCACGGAGTTCGTCAGCCGGGATCTGGATCTCTGGGCGTATCAGAAGGGGGTCGTGCTCGACTTCTCCCGCCCCGGCAAACCGACCGACAACAGCTTTATCGAGTCCTTCAACGGGAAATTCCGGGCTGAGTGCCTGAACACGCACTGGTTCATGAGCCTTGACGACGCCCGGGCAAAAATGGAGGCTTGGCGTCAGGACTACAACGAGGTCCGCCCACACAGTGCCATCGGCAATAAACCGCCGATATCGCTGCTCAATAGCTTGCCGGCGTGCTTGCCGGTCGAGCCCTAA
- a CDS encoding LysR substrate-binding domain-containing protein encodes MGGESNILHIGASSSIAVRLILPHLDTFRAFYPSITVRMITPTTLNELLDGTIDGAFFFEIDDNINIRHESLISEQIIPIASPSLSKEISKMKFRIPEAQWRLDVLPENWTSSSWNFPLMIPCSG; translated from the coding sequence ATGGGTGGTGAGTCCAATATCCTTCATATCGGCGCCTCATCCAGCATTGCCGTAAGACTCATTCTTCCTCATCTCGACACATTCCGTGCCTTCTATCCTTCTATTACAGTACGAATGATTACCCCGACCACTCTGAATGAATTATTAGATGGAACAATTGATGGAGCATTTTTCTTCGAGATCGACGACAATATTAACATTCGCCATGAATCCCTAATTAGCGAACAGATTATACCCATCGCGTCCCCATCTCTTTCAAAAGAGATATCAAAAATGAAATTCCGTATTCCGGAAGCTCAATGGCGCCTTGACGTGCTCCCCGAAAATTGGACCAGTTCGAGTTGGAATTTTCCACTTATGATCCCGTGCTCGGGATGA
- the istB gene encoding IS21-like element helper ATPase IstB, whose amino-acid sequence MAGVDHAALVGMLDRLKLTAIRDQLDTLLDEAARSDMTLREALAFLVGREIARRDERRIAMASKMAQFPFVRELDGFEFDAQPSLDPRQVRDLAECRWVAHGDTILLLGPPGTGKTHLAVALGREAIRRNYSVQFVTAATLVAMLAKAHADGALDKQLALLSRPKLLIIDELGYLPFEANAAHLFFQLVSRRYERGSILLTSNRSVGEWGEVFGDPVVATAILDRLLHHSTVITIRGDSYRLREKRRSGLLQKAGASIREAETTTS is encoded by the coding sequence ATGGCGGGCGTGGACCATGCGGCATTGGTCGGGATGCTGGACCGGCTCAAGCTGACGGCGATCCGCGACCAGCTGGACACGCTGCTCGACGAGGCGGCGCGCTCGGACATGACGTTACGCGAGGCACTGGCATTCCTGGTCGGGCGCGAGATCGCGCGACGCGACGAGCGCCGCATCGCCATGGCGAGCAAGATGGCGCAGTTCCCGTTCGTGCGGGAACTCGACGGCTTCGAGTTCGACGCCCAGCCGTCCCTCGATCCCCGGCAGGTCCGCGATCTGGCCGAGTGCCGCTGGGTCGCGCACGGCGATACGATCCTGCTGCTGGGGCCGCCGGGAACGGGGAAGACGCATCTGGCCGTGGCGCTCGGGCGCGAGGCGATCCGGCGAAACTACAGCGTGCAGTTCGTCACCGCCGCGACATTGGTCGCCATGCTGGCCAAGGCGCATGCGGACGGCGCGCTGGACAAGCAACTGGCGCTCCTATCGCGACCGAAGCTGCTGATCATCGACGAACTGGGCTATCTGCCGTTCGAAGCCAACGCCGCGCATCTGTTTTTCCAGCTCGTCTCAAGGCGCTACGAGCGCGGCTCGATCCTGCTGACCTCCAATCGCTCGGTCGGAGAATGGGGCGAGGTCTTCGGCGACCCGGTGGTGGCCACCGCCATCCTGGACCGCCTGCTGCACCATTCCACCGTGATCACCATCCGCGGCGACAGCTACCGTCTGCGGGAGAAACGACGCTCCGGCCTTCTGCAGAAGGCCGGAGCGTCCATCAGAGAAGCCGAGACAACCACTTCATGA
- a CDS encoding LysR family transcriptional regulator: MTRLPPLHALRAFWLVTRAGGIRAAAEEAGVSHAALTQQIQRLEGTLGVRLFDRRSRSLRLTKAAEAYAAEVDRAFQVISAATHTLTRRNASNILTTHQFLWSLD, from the coding sequence ATGACCCGCTTACCTCCGCTCCACGCTCTTCGCGCGTTCTGGCTTGTCACGCGCGCTGGTGGCATCCGTGCTGCGGCCGAAGAAGCGGGGGTCAGCCACGCAGCCCTCACTCAGCAGATTCAGAGGCTGGAAGGCACGCTCGGCGTCCGGCTGTTTGATCGACGCTCTCGCTCCCTACGCTTGACGAAAGCGGCGGAAGCCTATGCAGCAGAAGTGGACCGTGCATTTCAGGTGATCTCAGCAGCGACACATACTTTGACTCGGCGAAACGCATCCAATATCCTCACCACCCATCAGTTTTTATGGAGTCTGGATTGA
- the istA gene encoding IS21 family transposase: MTEEKSMISALSGTMRGTGMLQPEEVAAMMRLHGLGWGAKRLAREFGCSRNTARRYVRAGGAIAYRQPERRSAFDGLDDWLRERFFRHDGNADVIRQELASEHGIVIGLRSVELKVRPWRRELLARKRATVRFETPPGRQLQIDFGETRVWIGDERLRVYLFVATLGYSRRLHIRASLRQGQADWFAGMEGAFLRFGGVPAEILLDNAKALVEHHDATTREVRFNGRLHAFARYWGFAPRACAPYRARTKGKDERGVGYVKKNAVAGRRFANWAMFEAHLDQWTREIADRRVHGTTGVAPSERFAGEAEALRPLGGRAPFGQLRDLVRKVQADCAIDLDTNSYSVPWRLIGESVQIVVLGGRVVVRHAGQVVADHPLCAGRRQRIVDRSHLAGVVGGPAANGPSLAGLPTPLPDLLRPLAEYEAVAGGAW, translated from the coding sequence ATGACGGAAGAAAAGAGCATGATTTCCGCATTGTCTGGAACGATGCGGGGAACGGGGATGCTGCAACCCGAGGAGGTTGCCGCGATGATGCGGCTGCACGGGCTTGGCTGGGGAGCCAAGCGGCTGGCGCGGGAGTTTGGCTGTTCGCGGAACACGGCGCGACGATATGTCCGTGCTGGCGGGGCGATCGCGTATCGGCAGCCTGAGCGGCGGTCGGCGTTCGATGGTCTGGACGATTGGCTTCGGGAGCGGTTCTTCCGGCACGACGGCAATGCCGACGTGATCCGCCAGGAACTGGCGAGCGAGCATGGGATCGTCATTGGGCTTCGCTCGGTCGAGTTGAAGGTCCGGCCGTGGCGGCGGGAGTTATTGGCCCGGAAGCGGGCGACGGTTCGCTTCGAGACGCCGCCTGGGCGGCAGTTGCAGATCGATTTCGGCGAGACGCGGGTGTGGATCGGCGATGAGCGGCTGCGGGTGTATCTGTTCGTGGCGACGCTCGGCTATTCGCGCCGCCTGCATATCCGCGCGTCGCTGAGGCAGGGACAGGCGGACTGGTTCGCGGGCATGGAGGGCGCATTCCTGCGGTTCGGCGGGGTTCCGGCGGAGATCCTGCTCGATAATGCCAAAGCTCTGGTCGAGCATCACGACGCGACGACGCGGGAGGTTCGTTTCAATGGGCGGCTGCACGCCTTTGCGCGGTATTGGGGCTTTGCGCCGCGTGCCTGCGCGCCGTATCGCGCCCGGACCAAGGGCAAGGACGAGCGCGGGGTCGGCTACGTCAAGAAGAACGCGGTCGCGGGACGGCGTTTCGCGAACTGGGCGATGTTCGAGGCGCATCTTGACCAATGGACGCGCGAGATTGCCGACCGGCGCGTGCATGGCACGACGGGCGTTGCACCGTCGGAGCGTTTCGCCGGCGAGGCCGAGGCCCTGCGCCCGCTCGGTGGACGCGCGCCGTTCGGCCAGTTGCGCGATCTGGTGCGCAAGGTTCAGGCCGATTGCGCGATCGACCTGGACACCAACAGCTACTCCGTGCCGTGGCGGCTGATCGGCGAGAGCGTCCAGATTGTGGTGCTGGGCGGACGCGTCGTCGTGCGTCATGCCGGGCAGGTCGTGGCGGATCATCCGCTTTGCGCGGGACGCCGGCAGCGGATCGTCGATCGCTCCCATCTCGCCGGCGTGGTCGGCGGACCGGCCGCGAACGGCCCATCACTTGCCGGGCTACCGACCCCGTTGCCCGACCTGCTCCGGCCGCTGGCCGAATATGAGGCTGTCGCGGGAGGGGCCTGGTGA
- a CDS encoding GntR family transcriptional regulator: MRQTITQSLPDDDRSIAGQITRALAGRIISGALEPGTPLRQDHIAEEFRSSHVPVREAFQRLEAQGLVTREPRKGVRVTAIEPASVFEITEMRAALETLALRHAAPRITTTTIETAARTLEADDASENIMTWEAANQAFHRTILQPCGMPRLLENIDQLQRMSARFLFATWQRLDWQHHSDEEHRAIIIALSRRDVEEAERILRLHILQAGQALVAYLTNHQNSMPRES, translated from the coding sequence ATGAGGCAGACAATCACGCAATCCCTCCCCGATGACGATCGTTCGATCGCAGGCCAGATCACCCGTGCACTCGCCGGACGCATTATCTCCGGCGCTCTCGAACCGGGGACGCCCTTGCGGCAGGATCATATCGCAGAAGAATTTCGGTCCAGCCACGTGCCGGTACGGGAAGCCTTTCAACGGCTCGAAGCGCAAGGACTTGTCACCCGCGAACCACGAAAAGGTGTCAGGGTCACTGCCATCGAACCCGCTTCCGTATTCGAGATCACCGAGATGCGCGCGGCACTTGAGACCCTTGCACTGCGTCATGCCGCACCTCGTATTACGACGACGACCATCGAGACTGCGGCACGCACTCTTGAAGCGGATGACGCCAGCGAAAACATCATGACGTGGGAAGCGGCGAACCAAGCCTTCCACCGCACCATTCTTCAGCCGTGCGGGATGCCACGTCTGCTGGAAAATATAGATCAGCTCCAACGCATGAGCGCGCGTTTCCTGTTCGCCACATGGCAGAGGCTGGATTGGCAGCACCATTCGGACGAAGAGCATCGGGCCATCATCATTGCCCTGAGCCGCCGTGACGTGGAGGAGGCAGAACGGATACTCCGGTTACATATCCTTCAGGCCGGTCAGGCGCTCGTGGCATATCTGACCAATCATCAAAACAGCATGCCGAGAGAATCATGA
- a CDS encoding IS630 family transposase (programmed frameshift), which produces MTAAVKLRDDYSASDLRRLAARSQQANAARRLLALAAIRDGASRADAARVGGMDRQTLRDWVHRFNAEGPDGLRDHQHAGPACRLNGAQQAELKALVEAGPDRQRDGVVRWRRVDLQRVIEERFGVVYHERHVSTLLKRLGFSHVSARPRHPGQDAGVMEAFKKNFPRILNAHIGHLPKGKPIEIWFQDEARIGQKNGIVRQWARRGTRPRQPADQRYENAWLFGAICPARGKAAGLALPFIGTAGMQLHIEEISRCVARGAHAVVLLDRAGWHTTDKLKLPRNISLIFLPSRAPELNPVENIWQFLRANWLSNTVFDGIDHIIDAACSAWNNLAALPETIRSIGLRKWAHTSLCL; this is translated from the exons ATGACGGCGGCGGTAAAGCTACGAGATGACTATTCGGCCTCTGATCTGAGGCGACTTGCGGCGCGCAGCCAGCAGGCGAACGCTGCGCGCCGGCTTCTGGCCCTGGCGGCGATCCGTGACGGGGCCAGCCGGGCGGATGCGGCCCGCGTAGGCGGCATGGATCGCCAGACATTGCGAGACTGGGTTCATCGCTTCAATGCCGAAGGACCCGATGGCCTGCGCGATCATCAGCACGCGGGGCCAGCCTGCCGATTGAACGGGGCACAGCAGGCCGAATTGAAGGCCCTGGTCGAGGCGGGCCCGGATCGGCAGCGCGATGGCGTGGTGCGCTGGCGCCGGGTCGATCTGCAACGCGTGATCGAGGAGCGCTTCGGCGTCGTCTACCACGAGCGGCACGTGTCCACTCTGCTGAAACGGCTTGGTTTTTCCCATGTCAGCGCCCGGCCACGCCATCCGGGTCAGGACGCTGGCGTCATGGAGGCGTTTA AAAAAAACTTCCCCCGCATCCTGAACGCCCATATCGGCCATCTGCCTAAGGGCAAGCCGATCGAGATCTGGTTCCAGGACGAGGCCCGGATCGGCCAGAAGAACGGGATCGTCCGACAATGGGCCCGGCGCGGCACGCGGCCACGCCAGCCGGCCGACCAGCGCTACGAGAATGCCTGGCTGTTCGGGGCGATCTGCCCGGCGCGCGGCAAAGCCGCCGGCCTGGCGCTACCGTTCATCGGCACGGCCGGCATGCAACTGCATATCGAGGAAATCTCACGCTGCGTCGCCCGCGGTGCCCACGCTGTCGTGCTGCTCGACCGCGCAGGATGGCATACCACCGACAAGCTGAAGCTGCCCCGCAATATCAGCCTGATCTTCCTGCCGTCCCGCGCTCCCGAACTGAACCCGGTCGAGAATATCTGGCAGTTCCTTCGCGCCAACTGGCTGTCCAACACCGTCTTCGACGGCATCGATCACATCATCGACGCCGCCTGTTCCGCCTGGAACAATCTCGCCGCCCTCCCGGAAACCATCCGATCCATCGGACTCAGAAAATGGGCTCACACAAGTCTGTGTCTATAA